From one Leptospira paudalimensis genomic stretch:
- a CDS encoding response regulator encodes MNVVQIGIIEDNPDYLDSLVAVLKTRDTLSITTWNSAEAFDSNPPKEELQLLILDIGLPGASGIDVLKKYHTVDVRKSLVISSLQTDDVIFAAIKLGASGYIWKSELDSLWETIQTILDGGSVISPSIATKVLLAFRKPETSPTLSSHPKKEKELGLEVLSPRERQILELIIEGDTPQQIAQLFGTTIGTVRQQIKTIYKKLQVNTRVQMLKKARVFGIF; translated from the coding sequence ATGAATGTAGTCCAAATTGGCATCATAGAAGACAATCCTGACTACTTAGATTCTTTAGTAGCTGTATTAAAAACTAGAGATACACTCTCTATCACAACTTGGAACTCTGCAGAAGCCTTCGATTCAAATCCTCCTAAGGAAGAATTACAATTATTGATTCTTGATATTGGACTACCGGGCGCCAGTGGTATCGATGTTTTAAAAAAATACCATACTGTTGATGTGAGGAAAAGTCTTGTGATCTCTTCTTTACAAACAGATGATGTGATCTTTGCTGCGATCAAACTTGGTGCATCAGGTTATATCTGGAAGTCAGAATTGGATTCCCTATGGGAGACCATCCAAACAATTTTGGATGGGGGGAGTGTGATTTCTCCTTCTATCGCCACAAAAGTATTGTTAGCATTTCGAAAACCAGAAACGAGTCCAACCCTAAGTTCCCATCCTAAAAAAGAAAAAGAATTGGGTTTAGAAGTTTTATCACCCAGGGAAAGGCAAATTTTAGAGCTCATCATTGAAGGGGATACTCCCCAACAGATTGCCCAATTGTTTGGAACAACCATCGGGACTGTCAGGCAACAAATCAAAACCATCTACAAAAAACTCCAGGTCAATACCAGGGTCCAAATGTTAAAAAAAGCGAGGGTATTTGGTATCTTCTGA